The Brassica napus cultivar Da-Ae chromosome C7, Da-Ae, whole genome shotgun sequence genomic interval TATAAGATCACCATATTTCTTACTATTCAACTTATCAGACAATTTTGTTTTCTCATTAATCATCTAAGTAAGAGCTCTCCATTGTTCCTCGGTGAAAGCTGGAAAAGTCGAAGAGTTTGAAGAAGTTGCATGAGCAGTGTTGGCTCTAATTGTATTGCTTCTACTGCGATCAGAATTAGAagcaccacgaccacgacctcCTCGTGCTCCTCAGTTTTCACTTTGTGTTGGTGGTGTTTCTTCCCACCAGTCTGGAAAACCTACAAGTTGCCAACAGTTGTCTTTCTCATGACCACATCGGCCGCAATGGGAGAAAGTGACTACACGATGGGTCTGTCCAGATTTGTTTGTCTCAGATGGTTCCTTCTTGGCGACGAAACCAACATCATTGTGTTGTGCTTCCTGTTCCTTAGTAGAAGCGAGTTGTTCTTCTCTGACTACTCTGGCATACGCTCCGCCAAGATCAACGGACGAGTCTGTAGCTATAATCCCTTGACTGATGATTTCAAACCAAGCTTCATCTAAGCCCATAACAAATTGATgtaccttctcttcttctctctctgtctcATAAATCACAGAAGCACTGCAACTGCAAGGAGGAAGGGGTTTGTAGGTGTCGAGTTCTTCCCACATCCGAAGTAATCCATCACTGTTTGTTTGTCTTGCTTGCATGAGTCGAGTTCCTCCTTAAGATGATGAATTCTAACTTTGTTTCCCACTGAAAAATGTTTCTTGGAATTCTCCTACAACTCGTGAGAATCGGATATGAAGGTGACTATAGAACGAATGCAAGCTTCTATGGAAGAACGAATCCAGCCAACGATCATAGAGTTGACATATGACCATAGCTCGAACTGTGGCAGGTTTATGTATTAAGCCATCAATAAACACTAACTTTCTCTTAGCCCTAAGAGCATTAACCAACTCCGTGGGGTATTCTTTATAATTCTCACTCGTAAACATCACCGATGTTATCAAAGCTCCTGCATTGTCGGACGCAAACAAGGAGTAAGGGGTGGACGCATTACTGACGCTTTGCTCAACCTGAGACTTGCTCGTCGTTGTATACTTACTTGCGGAAGGTGCATCTGTGTCGACCATGACGTAAAGAGAATCATTTTATCATATAACTATTATAAATTTCAGAGACCAAAAATAAAGGGGTCTAATCGAAAGTAGGTTCAGTCGTTTAGGTAAGAAAGAGGCTTACTTATACCTTTTGGTAACGTGTTCGTCAATACTGAACCTATGAAGCCCACCCCACCTACCCATCTTttctgataatttttttatatgcagCATAACTAAacataactattttaaatacatataatGAACTGATATAAGGCGTGATGATTTCAACATCAACTGACTAGCCTTAAGAGAAACTTAAAAATGCACAAAGAAAAACTCCATTTCTGATTCTTAGTTTATAAAAATGGGGTTTAGCATCTATTAAACTAGTTGGTGATAGTTAGATGCATCTTCTTTAAGGgtaaaatgtttgttttaagCCTTTAACAGAATATGTATCCTCACGAAACAACAATACTCTAAATAGGAAGATGCAAATTGCATGTAAACATTAATTCAGCcattaattttgaatatatttagaATCTAATTTTATTTCCCTTCACATTCCAAACTTTTCTGCGTGTATtattatatagtattttttgtattagcttaacataaaatatttaatattgtaTGCAATGGTGCAAAacttatagaaaaatatatatacacctATACATGTATCTATCTTTGTGTGTCTATTATAACGTGGATCAAGATTCTTTCTTATCTTTATCACTCTCACGTTCTTTTGTCTTCAAACGCACACAAAGAAACGAAAAACCAAGAATGACTATACCGTCAAGAATCCTCGAGACGGCGGCGACGCCACCACCACAACCGTCGGAGCAGATTCTGGGGGCGGAATCTGACATGGTGGTGATCTTGTCTGCTCTTCTCTGCGCTCTCATATGCGTAGCTGGCCTTGCCGCCGTCGTACGTTGCGCTTGTCTCCGGCGATTTACTGCCGGAGGAAATTCTCCGTCGCAGAACAAAGGGTTGAAGAAGAAAGCTCTTCAGTCTCTTCCTAGATCCACTTTCACCGCCGCGGAATCAACCTCCGGAGGTGCCGCCGAAGACGGCGGAGATTCGACGGAGTGCGCGATTTGTCTCACTGAGTTCGCCGACGGAGAAGAAATCAGAGTGCTTCCTCTTTGTGGCCATTCCTTCCACGTGGCGTGTATTGACAAATGGCTTGTCTCTAGGTCTTCGTGTCCTTCTTGTCGCCGGATTCTCACACCGGTGAGATGTGGCCGGTGCGGCCATTCTTCAACGGCCGGGAGGCAAAGCAAAGATCATCAACATGACCAACACTCGTCGCAGCTCGCTTCCTCTGTTCCTACGTTTCTTCCTTAACACAATCTTTCTTATTATCGGAATAGTTAATTTTTATAGTGTCTTGTAAAGTGGGTTCAATTAGAAACTAGAGATCTTAAGGGTTTTTTTCTTCCTGTCGTTTTAGATTGTAATTCCACTGTGTTAAACAACTAGATGGAGTTCAAAGTTGGAGAAAGAAACTACAAAATGAGTAAATCATATtacataaagaaaaaacaaaaccatgCCTCCTCATATTACTTAAAGCCCCATTAAAGAAACATGATAATCTGCAAGAGAGAAGGAGCTGAACAGTGCCGGAAGAAGATATAAGCGAAAAAGCGATGCCAGTCTCTATTATTAGAGTTGGAAGATGATCTCCAAGAACGGTTTCCCTCTGGAAACCTGACAAACCACAACACACAAGCTGCTTCTTCAACAAGAAGCCACCAGAGAACAAATCTACAACTCGAGCAGCCAAAGAAGACGATGGTTGGCAATTAACTACTCCAAGACAACACGCAATTGAGCCACAGTTCCAAAGCCCCTTACCAATTAATCCAGAAAACCCGTTGGTTTCAAAACAAGGGACAGCACATCTACGCAACACAGAAGCTCCACCCACTGAAGATATCTAAACCAAGCACTGAGATCGAACGACGAGGCCATACGCATACGAACGCCTCAAGAAACAACCAACCCACAATCCAAAGCAGTATAAAACACTACTCTAGAACACGAAGGAAGCCATCTTCAAACAG includes:
- the LOC106394440 gene encoding probable E3 ubiquitin-protein ligase ATL44, which codes for MQWCKTYRKIYIHLYMYLSLCVYYNVDQDSFLSLSLSRSFVFKRTQRNEKPRMTIPSRILETAATPPPQPSEQILGAESDMVVILSALLCALICVAGLAAVVRCACLRRFTAGGNSPSQNKGLKKKALQSLPRSTFTAAESTSGGAAEDGGDSTECAICLTEFADGEEIRVLPLCGHSFHVACIDKWLVSRSSCPSCRRILTPVRCGRCGHSSTAGRQSKDHQHDQHSSQLASSVPTFLP